A genome region from Alkalimarinus coralli includes the following:
- a CDS encoding putative Ig domain-containing protein gives MSDLSQKVIDEIQQRIDDVVKGEPGAVPFTIDQLLVKLEGTSGGLLNPSSWGNQPYLLYSGATPDGTKAYDIAKGVNGQYGGAPNGIMISDSHVGRVMNSDELEEAIIMAVKYEITNGADPFIDYSDMSIDQQVAYSNQFDAAYYGTDTVNGSRVSNNSLWDIASRRFIEDADGNFSLILPKTPDPASVFSVTELDALLNKFTKAGQSFNVDGIPIEEFASLAAETGSNAAVLSSFVSNSITINGGSGLFESTNATNIFYRSDILTKVSNAATQITIENVNGVDIPIISGDLSILNAQQAQNLKNFLATSPSDIQALVTSNKGFLSGINWTNGLKAIALPLTVLGVVFTAEEAEAAADKGDIAGAVDVWEDWLIETVGGEVAGIAGGVIAGTLAALVVGTSAPLVVASFAIGGAVTGGIFGASSALAYYKDLVGSTDSEARDLIRSVVSDWLFGDATTPEEIISKIPGPAEPQLEYVSLSPEYDTTGEVSPTPTLTSEEFSFYVNDLVAGAKSNMAFRHALKELSPFAILNADIDQHNTSGELDLYNPETGTGTMTEEWISARSLALLFRNIQNDGVDINGLTDDSYAIVIHHEDGELEIITTTGILGGEPKGIYLGNDMDESFEGGSNDDLFFGEDGSDTFDGKDGHDKLYGGKGNDHLTGGKGVDYLEGGEGDDTYYYNTGDGNDTIRDTQGKNELRLNGQKITKLTQTDDKGELYEDEQKNHYYFSEDGKLYITLKGDTSDGVLVIEDFSKSLADERFGIRIETGEPIPPVLNGAFDVGLGLRPGSSEVFQPLFEHRTDWFDPQKGIIYDATVATELWNQLEEIPPRQYGKFIEGGDFGFQGGNGNDILVGGDSARVHKSSPEWAAAYAALPAEIKQYLADNPEINQIGGEDHLFGRAGDDFINGKNGNNTLYGGIGNDQIFGGGGVDYIAGNFGIEAKLVYDAGGKWIGFSDTESAITNSDYMYPSETGNGKDIIFSGAGGDYVSGDRDNDMISTGSGADYVGGGHGADVIYTGSEGDFVYADSKIELASHHWVEDDIAYSMTTPMANAIVATVAGETYNDKVWGGSGNDWILGEIGDDTIYGEDGDDHLWGDRHTDASEWPIARYFRGESVADFFRELPTELQGNDHLYGGKGNDYLEGGGGSDTYYFNRGDGADIINNYDSSIGSVDIIQFGEGIKASDVRASLSDGSLILSVIGTADRIEIPSYFSADASGDSIMEFIKFGNGVVWADTDIKSEITRGTAGSETILGFDTADNIDGGGGNDSIYGLGGDDTITGGSGWDHLYGGEGSDTYYFGLGSNTDEIHNNDIAVGKTDKIVFGAGIAPTDIVLELPGDTLTMSVGEGSAVPYIKIHDFTASAGAGSYQINEVRFEDYPSAVWDTESIIAMLLSASDADDTIYGTNRNDQINGLAGADKIYGKNGDDRINGGSGYDRLVGGAGSDTYVFDKNFSIDYVFENAEGAGDIDVIEFSEGILESDIRVRMTNVSTLYLDGLSTVGGGVVIPDYFSEDDSSGFQIETIRFASGAEWSIDKVKELAHRGTELEDVMWAYKAGSTLDGKGGGDTLYGGEGDDVLIGGKGKDILSGGAGSDKYIFNLGDSLGLDEWGARDWIYDSGGTADDVNTLEFGPGIKVSDVSFKAAGWDLRVSIGSSDYISIQQFLLAPEDEIDQFIFDNGDVISAAEIKSLVSQASDGNDVIAGSSIDETLDGLGGDDDVYGNDGNDILYGGRGDDYLDGGWGNDTLYGDFGVSYDYSADPIATGNYGNRLSGGIGHDILVAGYLGDRMYGGDGNDVYIGGQGADEMMDDSGSDRYLVSSGGDQITDFSGENDVIEYSNGIKSSDVSVGRNVNNLILGAGAWGTTEVSRHFDRSQDMRIERIQFADGVYWNYSDTEYMTNVETTTRLDVAHFNKFKGRPESTALSLSFKELLGLDATKANDSGEIITFGGAEHGNLQIDMVVGQLTFIADLGYSGPAQFSYQIDNGGLIESRILELEQVIGTAVTVNDPPVVAGGLADQAVSQDLGFSYNIPTSSFSDADGDILTYTATLSDGSELPSWLNFDGQTFTGTPNNDDVGVLAVRVIASDGQASANTTFQISVENINDAPVVNQVLLDATASEGQLFSLTIPENSFKDVDAGDSLRYTAALSDGSELPSWLDFESFTRTFSGTPGNENVGNLSVMVTATDTFGAAVSDTFELSVSNTNDAPVVASGLNDLTVTEDSVVNVSMPVDAFTDADGDTLTYTATLSDGSQLPSWLNFDAQTFTGIPTNDEVGIYNITVTASDGVDSTTTTFELTVDNVNDAPKVSIALADATTTEGAAFSLTIPSDSFIDIDAGDSLTYSAMLSDGSALPGWITFDPATQTFSGTPGAAEVGVLDITVTATDLAGATASDQFTVTINEQSAPTTNPITIQAEDGVLNSHAVATNKAGYEGSGFVDMIGEGEISYNVTATAGSYGLDIRYALEAGSRPLQLEVNGAVVDTLDFNTTGSWTNWLDESIQVNLVNGENTIKLITTGASGANIDQLTLTPMDVVANSAPAVNGGVADQASTQDAAFSFAIPASSFSDADGDALTYTATETGSGALPGWLSFDGQTFTGTPTNDEVGTYNITVTASDGVDSTTTTFELTVDNVNDAPVANMALVDATTVEGAPFSLTLPSDSFTDIDAGDNLSYSATLADGSALPSWLSFDPQTQTFTGTPGTAEVGTLDITVTATDLAGETASDQFTVWVNSQPEDNYDSMTIQAEDGELNSHAIATNNAGYEGSGFVDMIGEGEISYNVTANAGLYDLDIRYALHFGDRPLQLEVNGVTVDTLAFAPTGSWTNWENESLQVTLLEGENTIKLITTGSSGANIDQLQLNFAGYNDITGSDSAETLTGTSARDKLLGLAANDVLIGGQGDDLLDGGSGDDTYLFSAGDGRDVIAQNDATGQDVLQLMDGFVKEDLWFSRDGDRLVIDVLGSADQIAVNDWFAGDQHQLDQVSTASSQIDSAGIDLLVDAMASFGAPAGGEITLSAEEREQANTSIAAAWQAV, from the coding sequence ATGAGTGACTTGAGCCAAAAAGTGATTGATGAAATTCAGCAGCGTATTGATGATGTGGTTAAAGGTGAGCCAGGGGCCGTGCCATTTACCATTGATCAGCTTCTAGTAAAACTCGAAGGCACTTCAGGTGGACTTTTGAATCCTTCGAGTTGGGGTAATCAACCATACCTACTTTACAGTGGAGCTACGCCTGATGGAACAAAAGCCTATGATATTGCCAAAGGAGTTAATGGACAATATGGAGGAGCGCCCAATGGCATTATGATTAGTGATAGCCATGTTGGAAGAGTAATGAACAGTGATGAGTTGGAAGAAGCAATTATCATGGCTGTCAAATACGAGATAACTAATGGAGCAGATCCTTTCATTGATTATTCCGATATGAGCATTGATCAACAGGTTGCTTACAGCAATCAATTCGATGCGGCCTATTACGGGACGGATACCGTCAATGGCTCACGCGTAAGTAATAACTCACTTTGGGATATCGCATCCCGTCGCTTTATCGAAGATGCTGATGGCAACTTTTCTCTTATCTTGCCCAAGACGCCAGACCCGGCAAGTGTCTTCTCTGTAACCGAACTAGATGCGTTGCTAAACAAATTCACAAAGGCCGGGCAGAGTTTTAATGTAGACGGTATTCCTATTGAAGAGTTTGCAAGCTTAGCTGCAGAAACCGGAAGCAATGCTGCGGTTTTGTCTAGTTTCGTATCGAACTCAATCACTATTAATGGTGGCTCTGGGTTGTTTGAAAGTACCAACGCGACTAACATTTTTTATCGTTCGGATATTCTTACAAAAGTGTCAAATGCCGCTACTCAAATTACCATAGAAAATGTTAATGGTGTAGATATCCCGATTATTTCGGGAGACCTCTCTATATTGAATGCTCAGCAAGCACAAAATTTGAAGAACTTCCTAGCTACTTCACCATCAGATATACAAGCTTTGGTGACATCAAATAAAGGCTTTTTGAGCGGAATTAATTGGACAAATGGCCTTAAAGCTATTGCTTTACCATTGACTGTGCTTGGTGTTGTGTTCACCGCGGAGGAAGCTGAGGCTGCCGCTGATAAGGGTGATATTGCGGGCGCTGTAGATGTCTGGGAAGATTGGTTAATCGAAACTGTTGGAGGTGAAGTTGCAGGAATAGCCGGAGGCGTTATTGCGGGTACGCTTGCAGCGTTAGTTGTAGGAACTAGCGCTCCTTTAGTTGTTGCTTCATTTGCAATTGGGGGCGCTGTTACCGGTGGTATTTTTGGGGCGAGTAGCGCATTAGCTTATTATAAAGACTTGGTCGGATCGACTGATTCAGAGGCTCGCGACTTGATCCGCAGTGTCGTTTCAGACTGGTTATTCGGTGATGCCACCACCCCAGAAGAGATCATTTCAAAAATCCCTGGCCCAGCAGAGCCACAATTAGAGTACGTTTCTCTGTCCCCTGAGTATGATACGACTGGTGAAGTTAGCCCAACACCAACCCTAACCTCAGAAGAATTCTCATTCTACGTAAATGATCTTGTAGCCGGAGCCAAGTCAAATATGGCATTCAGGCACGCGCTTAAAGAACTAAGCCCATTCGCTATTCTAAATGCTGATATTGATCAGCATAACACCAGCGGTGAACTGGATTTATATAACCCAGAAACGGGCACAGGAACCATGACAGAAGAGTGGATAAGTGCAAGATCATTAGCCTTACTATTCCGCAACATTCAAAATGATGGAGTGGACATTAATGGGCTCACTGATGACTCCTACGCCATTGTTATCCACCATGAAGACGGCGAATTAGAAATTATTACCACCACCGGTATTTTGGGTGGAGAACCCAAGGGTATCTATCTTGGCAATGATATGGATGAATCATTTGAAGGTGGCTCTAATGACGATTTGTTCTTTGGTGAAGATGGTTCAGATACGTTTGATGGAAAGGATGGCCATGACAAATTATATGGTGGAAAAGGGAATGATCATTTAACGGGTGGTAAAGGGGTTGATTATCTTGAAGGCGGTGAAGGAGACGACACCTATTACTACAATACCGGAGATGGCAATGACACGATTCGCGACACTCAGGGAAAGAATGAATTAAGGTTAAACGGCCAGAAGATCACCAAGCTCACACAAACAGACGACAAGGGGGAGTTGTATGAAGATGAGCAAAAAAACCATTACTATTTCTCTGAAGATGGCAAACTTTATATCACGTTAAAAGGTGATACTTCAGATGGCGTACTCGTTATTGAAGACTTTAGTAAGAGTCTAGCGGATGAGCGGTTCGGTATACGAATTGAAACGGGTGAGCCTATCCCGCCTGTGCTTAATGGGGCGTTTGATGTCGGTTTGGGGTTGCGCCCAGGTTCGAGCGAGGTGTTTCAACCTTTGTTTGAACACCGTACTGACTGGTTTGACCCTCAGAAAGGAATTATTTATGACGCTACCGTTGCCACTGAGTTATGGAATCAGTTAGAAGAAATCCCTCCACGCCAATACGGCAAGTTTATTGAAGGCGGGGACTTTGGGTTTCAGGGTGGAAATGGCAATGACATTCTAGTTGGCGGCGATAGCGCCAGAGTACACAAAAGTTCTCCTGAGTGGGCTGCTGCATATGCAGCTTTACCAGCGGAGATTAAGCAATATCTTGCAGACAATCCTGAGATTAACCAAATAGGTGGAGAAGATCATCTTTTTGGGCGAGCAGGTGATGATTTTATCAATGGTAAAAATGGTAACAATACATTATATGGAGGTATTGGTAACGACCAAATTTTTGGTGGAGGTGGAGTTGACTATATTGCCGGAAATTTTGGCATTGAAGCCAAATTAGTTTATGACGCAGGGGGTAAGTGGATAGGATTTAGTGACACAGAGTCTGCAATTACCAACTCTGACTATATGTATCCCTCTGAGACGGGGAATGGTAAAGATATCATTTTCAGTGGGGCTGGTGGCGACTATGTTTCGGGGGACCGAGACAATGACATGATTAGCACAGGCTCCGGGGCTGATTATGTAGGAGGTGGACATGGGGCTGATGTTATATATACAGGCAGTGAAGGCGATTTTGTTTATGCAGACTCAAAAATAGAGTTGGCGAGCCATCATTGGGTCGAAGATGATATAGCTTATTCGATGACGACTCCAATGGCGAATGCTATTGTTGCTACGGTTGCCGGGGAAACTTATAACGACAAGGTTTGGGGTGGCTCAGGTAATGACTGGATTCTCGGTGAGATCGGTGATGACACGATATATGGAGAGGACGGTGATGACCACTTATGGGGGGATCGACATACTGACGCCAGTGAGTGGCCTATAGCTAGATATTTTCGAGGAGAGTCCGTTGCAGATTTCTTCCGTGAGTTGCCAACAGAGCTACAGGGTAATGACCATCTTTATGGTGGTAAAGGTAATGATTATCTAGAAGGTGGTGGAGGTTCAGATACCTACTATTTTAACAGGGGGGATGGTGCGGATATTATCAATAACTATGACTCGTCTATTGGTAGCGTTGATATAATCCAGTTTGGGGAGGGAATAAAGGCCTCAGATGTAAGGGCATCGCTCTCTGATGGATCTCTAATACTGAGCGTCATAGGTACTGCTGATAGAATCGAGATTCCTTCGTATTTCTCTGCTGATGCAAGTGGAGACTCCATAATGGAGTTTATTAAGTTTGGTAATGGCGTAGTCTGGGCAGATACAGATATTAAATCGGAAATTACTCGAGGAACTGCAGGTAGCGAGACCATTCTTGGATTCGACACTGCGGACAATATTGATGGGGGAGGCGGCAATGATTCGATCTACGGCCTCGGTGGTGATGATACTATCACTGGCGGAAGCGGTTGGGATCATTTGTATGGCGGTGAAGGCTCAGATACATACTATTTTGGACTAGGGAGTAACACTGACGAGATACATAATAACGATATAGCAGTAGGTAAAACCGATAAGATAGTGTTTGGCGCTGGGATTGCGCCAACAGATATTGTGCTTGAGCTTCCTGGCGATACCTTGACAATGAGTGTAGGGGAAGGCAGTGCTGTCCCTTACATTAAAATACATGACTTTACTGCAAGTGCTGGCGCCGGTTCCTACCAAATTAATGAAGTGCGTTTTGAAGACTACCCAAGTGCTGTATGGGATACCGAGTCAATAATAGCGATGCTACTGAGTGCGTCCGATGCAGATGATACCATCTACGGAACCAACCGCAACGATCAGATTAATGGTCTCGCTGGTGCAGACAAAATTTACGGTAAAAATGGAGATGACCGCATTAATGGTGGTTCTGGTTATGACAGATTAGTTGGCGGAGCTGGTTCAGATACCTATGTGTTCGATAAAAATTTTAGCATTGATTATGTTTTTGAAAATGCGGAGGGGGCAGGGGATATTGATGTTATTGAATTTAGCGAAGGAATTTTAGAGTCGGATATTAGGGTTAGGATGACGAATGTTTCCACTTTGTATCTAGATGGGCTCTCAACGGTGGGGGGGGGAGTAGTTATCCCAGATTACTTTAGCGAGGACGACTCAAGCGGGTTTCAGATTGAAACAATACGTTTTGCTAGTGGTGCAGAATGGTCAATAGACAAAGTTAAGGAACTTGCACACAGGGGAACAGAGCTGGAAGATGTTATGTGGGCCTATAAGGCCGGTAGTACCTTGGACGGTAAGGGCGGGGGCGATACCCTGTATGGTGGTGAGGGGGATGATGTACTGATTGGAGGCAAGGGCAAAGACATTTTGTCCGGAGGGGCGGGATCCGATAAATATATTTTTAATCTAGGTGATTCTTTAGGGCTAGATGAGTGGGGCGCCAGAGATTGGATATATGATAGCGGAGGAACCGCTGATGATGTTAATACGTTAGAGTTTGGCCCTGGAATTAAAGTATCGGACGTTAGTTTTAAAGCTGCTGGATGGGATTTGAGGGTTTCGATCGGGTCATCTGATTATATTAGTATACAGCAGTTTCTGTTAGCTCCAGAGGATGAGATAGATCAATTTATATTTGACAATGGCGATGTGATCTCTGCGGCCGAAATTAAATCACTGGTCTCCCAAGCGAGCGATGGTAATGATGTTATCGCTGGTTCTAGTATTGATGAAACACTAGATGGTTTGGGTGGCGACGATGATGTTTATGGTAATGATGGAAATGATATTCTTTATGGCGGTCGAGGTGATGACTACCTAGATGGTGGTTGGGGCAATGATACGTTATACGGTGATTTTGGCGTAAGTTATGACTATTCGGCAGACCCTATAGCAACCGGTAACTATGGAAATCGCCTTAGTGGAGGAATCGGGCATGACATTTTGGTGGCTGGGTACCTTGGCGATAGAATGTATGGTGGTGACGGAAATGATGTTTATATAGGAGGGCAAGGCGCTGATGAAATGATGGATGACTCTGGTTCTGACCGTTATTTAGTTTCATCGGGGGGAGATCAAATTACTGACTTTAGTGGAGAAAACGATGTTATAGAATACTCGAATGGCATTAAGTCCTCAGATGTATCGGTGGGTCGAAACGTCAATAATCTTATCTTGGGTGCTGGAGCTTGGGGAACTACAGAGGTCAGCAGGCACTTTGATCGTAGCCAAGATATGCGTATAGAGCGAATTCAGTTTGCCGATGGCGTATACTGGAATTACTCTGATACAGAATATATGACCAATGTTGAAACAACCACACGACTAGATGTAGCTCATTTTAATAAGTTTAAAGGTCGCCCTGAGTCAACAGCTTTGTCGCTCTCTTTTAAAGAGTTGCTGGGCCTAGATGCTACTAAAGCCAATGATAGTGGTGAAATCATCACTTTTGGTGGAGCTGAACATGGCAACTTGCAAATTGATATGGTTGTTGGTCAACTCACATTTATTGCTGATCTCGGCTATAGCGGCCCTGCTCAATTTAGTTATCAAATAGACAATGGCGGCTTGATCGAAAGCCGGATATTGGAATTAGAACAAGTTATTGGTACTGCTGTTACTGTTAATGATCCGCCAGTAGTTGCTGGTGGGCTAGCTGATCAGGCAGTTTCGCAAGATTTAGGCTTTTCGTATAATATCCCAACCTCATCGTTTAGTGATGCAGATGGCGATATTCTTACTTATACCGCTACTTTATCGGACGGTTCAGAACTGCCTTCATGGCTGAATTTTGATGGACAGACATTCACCGGTACACCCAATAATGACGATGTTGGTGTTTTAGCTGTTCGTGTAATTGCTAGTGATGGACAGGCTAGTGCTAATACTACGTTCCAAATATCTGTTGAAAATATTAACGATGCACCTGTCGTTAATCAGGTATTACTCGATGCAACCGCTTCTGAAGGACAGTTGTTCAGCCTGACAATCCCTGAGAATAGCTTCAAAGATGTCGATGCTGGAGACAGTCTTAGATATACGGCAGCACTTTCAGATGGTTCGGAACTACCATCATGGTTAGATTTTGAAAGTTTCACTCGAACATTCAGTGGTACGCCTGGAAATGAGAATGTGGGTAACTTGAGCGTAATGGTGACAGCAACGGATACTTTTGGAGCTGCGGTCAGCGATACCTTTGAGCTGTCAGTTTCAAACACAAACGATGCACCTGTTGTTGCTTCTGGTTTGAATGACTTGACGGTAACAGAAGACTCGGTTGTTAATGTCTCTATGCCCGTTGATGCGTTTACTGATGCTGACGGCGATACTCTTACGTATACTGCTACTTTATCCGACGGTTCTCAGCTTCCTTCTTGGCTAAACTTTGATGCTCAGACATTTACCGGAATCCCTACTAACGACGAAGTAGGCATTTATAATATTACTGTAACAGCCAGTGATGGGGTTGATAGCACCACCACAACCTTTGAACTTACCGTAGATAACGTGAATGATGCGCCTAAAGTTAGCATTGCTCTTGCTGATGCAACCACGACTGAAGGAGCCGCTTTCTCGTTAACCATCCCTTCCGATAGCTTCATTGATATCGATGCGGGTGACAGTCTTACCTATAGCGCAATGCTTAGTGATGGTTCTGCTTTGCCAGGTTGGATCACCTTTGACCCTGCAACCCAAACCTTTTCGGGTACTCCTGGTGCTGCAGAGGTGGGCGTGTTGGATATTACCGTAACAGCGACTGATTTGGCCGGTGCAACAGCCAGTGACCAATTCACGGTAACGATTAATGAACAATCGGCCCCAACCACTAACCCTATTACTATTCAGGCAGAAGACGGCGTACTCAATAGCCATGCTGTTGCCACGAATAAAGCGGGTTATGAAGGTAGCGGGTTTGTTGATATGATCGGTGAAGGAGAAATTAGCTATAACGTGACCGCCACTGCTGGCAGTTATGGGTTGGATATTCGTTATGCGCTTGAAGCAGGTTCCAGACCTTTGCAGCTAGAAGTCAATGGCGCCGTAGTTGATACGTTAGACTTTAACACCACGGGCAGTTGGACAAACTGGCTTGACGAATCAATACAGGTCAACTTGGTGAATGGCGAAAACACTATCAAGCTCATTACTACAGGGGCGAGTGGCGCGAATATTGACCAGTTGACCCTCACCCCAATGGATGTTGTTGCTAATAGTGCACCAGCTGTTAATGGTGGCGTGGCAGATCAGGCGTCGACTCAAGATGCTGCCTTCTCATTTGCCATTCCTGCCTCATCATTCAGTGATGCCGATGGTGATGCACTGACGTATACCGCAACAGAAACCGGTAGCGGAGCACTGCCTGGCTGGTTAAGTTTTGATGGACAGACATTTACTGGAACCCCGACTAACGATGAAGTAGGTACTTATAATATCACTGTAACCGCCAGTGATGGGGTTGATAGCACCACCACAACCTTTGAGCTTACGGTTGATAATGTGAATGATGCGCCGGTAGCCAATATGGCTCTGGTTGATGCAACTACAGTAGAGGGAGCGCCTTTCTCATTAACTCTTCCTTCTGATAGCTTTACCGATATCGACGCGGGAGACAACCTCAGCTATAGCGCAACACTTGCTGATGGTTCTGCTCTACCCAGTTGGCTCTCTTTTGATCCGCAAACCCAAACGTTTACAGGGACACCGGGGACTGCGGAAGTCGGAACGCTTGACATTACTGTAACAGCCACTGATTTAGCTGGAGAAACAGCCAGCGACCAGTTTACGGTATGGGTAAACAGCCAACCCGAAGACAATTATGACTCAATGACTATTCAGGCCGAGGATGGTGAGCTTAACAGTCACGCGATAGCGACCAACAATGCAGGTTATGAAGGTAGTGGCTTTGTCGATATGATTGGTGAAGGGGAAATTAGCTACAACGTAACGGCTAACGCAGGGCTTTATGATTTGGATATTCGTTATGCGTTGCACTTTGGGGACAGGCCGCTGCAACTGGAGGTGAATGGCGTAACCGTGGATACTCTGGCTTTTGCCCCTACCGGAAGCTGGACTAACTGGGAAAATGAATCACTGCAAGTCACTCTGCTGGAAGGTGAAAACACTATTAAGTTAATCACCACAGGCTCCAGTGGTGCCAATATTGATCAGCTACAACTCAATTTTGCGGGTTATAACGACATAACGGGAAGTGATTCAGCTGAAACGCTAACCGGCACAAGTGCTCGTGACAAGTTACTGGGCTTGGCAGCCAATGATGTGCTCATCGGCGGTCAGGGAGATGACTTGTTGGATGGCGGCAGTGGCGACGACACCTACCTGTTCTCGGCGGGTGATGGGCGTGATGTTATTGCTCAAAACGATGCCACTGGCCAAGATGTATTACAGCTAATGGATGGTTTTGTAAAAGAAGACCTGTGGTTTAGTCGAGATGGGGATCGTTTGGTTATTGATGTGTTAGGTTCTGCTGACCAGATAGCCGTTAATGACTGGTTTGCGGGTGATCAACATCAGCTTGATCAAGTCAGTACTGCATCATCTCAGATTGATTCCGCAGGTATTGACCTGCTGGTTGATGCCATGGCTTCGTTTGGAGCGCCTGCCGGGGGAGAAATAACCCTCTCAGCTGAAGAGCGTGAACAGGCCAACACGTCAATTGCCGCTGCGTGGCAGGCTGTTTAA
- a CDS encoding YacL family protein, translating into MDYDFIIDEQYHPVAQFSVGHEALGLWLTEEIGRDKQAIAELLDVIQQLESRVIMHHHIEGKEFQLRLNGEQAEVVALALEIDIDEELPEDTQLYDQESYAECGIDDFKQAVLDWQAFIG; encoded by the coding sequence ATGGATTACGACTTTATTATTGATGAACAGTACCACCCTGTCGCACAGTTTTCGGTCGGCCATGAAGCCCTCGGCCTCTGGCTGACAGAAGAAATCGGGCGTGATAAACAAGCGATTGCAGAACTTCTTGATGTTATCCAGCAGCTTGAGTCCCGCGTTATCATGCATCATCACATCGAAGGTAAAGAGTTTCAGTTGCGCCTGAACGGCGAACAGGCTGAAGTGGTTGCGCTGGCACTTGAAATAGATATTGATGAAGAACTACCAGAAGACACCCAGCTATACGATCAGGAGTCTTACGCCGAATGCGGGATAGACGACTTTAAGCAGGCAGTATTAGACTGGCAGGCGTTTATTGGTTAA
- a CDS encoding sterol desaturase family protein, with translation MLGIPLGLITANATEWVVHKYVLHGWGKKKNSFWRFHLSEHHKNARKHHYIDPSYSRFPLGNHAQGKEAWALIAGCVIVTPLLPITPFYVGTLYYSAWNYYSKHKKSHQNPEWAKENIPWHYDHHMGPNPHANWCITRPWFDHLMGTREVFYTKDQQTPAKAKPVTTNTA, from the coding sequence ATGCTGGGAATACCATTAGGGCTAATAACCGCCAACGCGACCGAGTGGGTGGTGCATAAATACGTGCTACATGGCTGGGGCAAAAAAAAGAACAGTTTCTGGCGTTTTCACTTATCTGAACACCATAAAAATGCCCGCAAACATCATTACATTGACCCGAGTTATAGCCGTTTCCCATTGGGAAATCATGCACAAGGGAAAGAGGCCTGGGCATTGATTGCCGGTTGCGTGATCGTCACCCCGTTGTTGCCCATCACGCCTTTTTATGTGGGTACGCTCTATTACTCCGCGTGGAATTATTACAGCAAACACAAGAAGTCCCATCAGAACCCTGAATGGGCAAAAGAGAACATCCCATGGCACTATGATCACCATATGGGGCCTAACCCTCATGCCAATTGGTGCATCACTCGCCCTTGGTTTGACCATTTAATGGGTACTCGGGAGGTGTTTTATACAAAAGATCAACAAACACCAGCTAAAGCCAAACCGGTTACCACAAACACTGCCTGA
- a CDS encoding AraC family transcriptional regulator, with product MIELPDAMKQPHGITAVYLNQLLVNVGSALREEVDNGLLQHCMIDNTRLENDRYYRVPFFKVNCLLETIYNHQQNPLTAINAVFRLRVKSFPLIGYAVAASSTLQAAIERLAKLETVVWDVGSICQQQRGEYVRLIWRPTIPISPLVVEMAIAGWVSIGKQLFSSQKRLHEVTFSHRCLGNKDDYAELFDCPVTFGADENSIIFPCAWLDETLIDSDDSLADLMTAQATSLIDDYVQALNIENAIRSTLLDRLPEEIPDLDRVAQLLEIPVRKIRYLLTEKGLSYRQIVDDVRKDVASYLLLQEGHSIGEIAGFCGFLEQSSFNRAFKRWFNCAPTEYAEQRISI from the coding sequence GTGATTGAGTTACCCGACGCAATGAAACAACCCCATGGTATTACGGCGGTTTACCTTAACCAGCTACTGGTTAATGTGGGCTCTGCGTTGCGTGAAGAGGTGGATAACGGTTTGCTTCAGCACTGCATGATTGATAATACGCGGCTGGAAAATGACCGTTATTATCGTGTGCCGTTTTTTAAAGTGAACTGTCTTTTAGAGACTATTTATAACCACCAGCAAAACCCACTGACGGCTATTAATGCAGTATTTAGATTGCGAGTAAAAAGCTTTCCGCTGATAGGGTATGCGGTTGCTGCAAGCAGCACGCTACAAGCAGCGATTGAACGTCTTGCCAAATTGGAAACGGTTGTGTGGGACGTAGGCAGTATTTGCCAACAGCAGAGAGGCGAATATGTTCGCCTGATCTGGAGACCCACCATACCCATATCACCACTGGTAGTAGAGATGGCCATCGCGGGTTGGGTTAGCATAGGGAAGCAGCTGTTCTCTTCACAAAAGAGACTCCATGAGGTGACGTTTAGCCACCGATGCCTTGGTAACAAAGATGACTACGCCGAGTTGTTTGATTGCCCGGTGACCTTTGGCGCAGATGAGAACAGTATTATCTTCCCGTGTGCCTGGTTAGATGAAACGCTCATCGACAGTGATGACTCATTGGCTGACTTAATGACAGCTCAGGCGACCTCGTTAATTGACGATTACGTACAAGCGCTTAATATCGAAAATGCGATTCGCTCAACGCTCCTCGACAGGTTGCCTGAGGAAATTCCTGATTTGGATCGAGTGGCACAGCTGCTGGAGATTCCTGTAAGAAAAATTCGTTATCTGCTCACTGAAAAAGGGCTGAGTTACCGGCAAATAGTGGATGATGTTCGTAAGGATGTCGCCAGCTATCTTTTATTGCAGGAAGGGCACTCTATTGGAGAGATTGCTGGTTTTTGCGGCTTTCTGGAGCAAAGCAGTTTCAATAGAGCCTTTAAACGTTGGTTTAATTGTGCGCCAACGGAGTACGCCGAGCAGCGCATCTCTATTTAA